In one window of Zingiber officinale cultivar Zhangliang chromosome 11A, Zo_v1.1, whole genome shotgun sequence DNA:
- the LOC122030898 gene encoding putative germin-like protein 2-1 has translation MASDLSLLLIVALVAALSFSQALARDPGALQDFCVADSMSKVIVNGFTCKNPELVKVDDFFLSGLNVPRSTMNKVTSNVTLINANIIPGLNTLGISMARVDYAPRGLNPPHIHPRATELQTVLEGSLYVGFITSNPENKLVTKVLNKGDVFVFPQGLIHFQFNLGRTRALAMSFLSSQNPGLITIANTVFGSKPNISDDILSKAFQVDKKTIDWIQSQF, from the exons ATGGCTTCTGATCTATCCCTCCTGCTTATTGTTGCTCTCGTTGCAGCTTTGTCTTTCTCTCAAGCTTTAGCCCGTGATCCAGGCGCCCTTCAAGACTTCTGTGTTGCAGACAGCATGTCCAAAG TTATTGTGAATGGATTCACTTGCAAGAATCCAGAACTCGTTAAAGTTGATGACTTCTTCTTGTCGGGCCTCAATGTGCCTCGTAGCACCATGAACAAAGTTACTTCCAATGTGACGCTCATAAATGCAAATATAATTCCCGGCCTCAACACTCTTGGCATCTCCATGGCTCGAGTGGACTATGCCCCCCGCGGTCTCAATCCTCCGCACATCCACCCTCGTGCCACAGAGCTCCAAACAGTGTTGGAAGGCTCGCTCTATGTTGGATTCATAACGTCCAATCCCGAGAACAAGTTGGTGACCAAAGTGCTTAACAAGGGTGATGTGTTCGTATTCCCTCAAGGCCTAATTCACTTCCAGTTCAATCTTGGTCGGACGAGGGCTCTTGCGATGTCATTTCTAAGTAGCCAAAATCCAGGACTAATCACCATCGCCAATACTGTCTTTGGGTCAAAGCCAAACATCTCGGATGATATTCTTTCAAAGGCTTTCCAGGTGGATAAGAAGACTATCGATTGGATCCAATCTCAGTTCTAG